One stretch of Bactrocera tryoni isolate S06 unplaced genomic scaffold, CSIRO_BtryS06_freeze2 scaffold_7, whole genome shotgun sequence DNA includes these proteins:
- the LOC120781397 gene encoding uncharacterized protein LOC120781397: MKYLKISWKFIAKNFVKIDRAAMEALWADLAKKLNCEGPPQKDINGWKKVWSDRKDCVRKKIAHNKRETRATGGGQFNQFVLTSTEEKIAELAGICIYEC, from the exons atgaaatatttaaaaatttcatggaAATTTATAgcgaaaaattttgttaagatagaCCGCGCGGCAATGGAGGCTCTTTGGGCAGATCTGGCGAAAAAGCTTAATTGTGAAGGTCCCCCACAAAAAGATATAAATGGCTGGAAGAAA GTCTGGTCGGACCGGAAGGACtgtgtaagaaaaaaaattgcacacaATAAACGCGAGACTAGAGCCACCGGTGGAGGTCAGTTTAACCAGTTCGTTTTAACATCAACCgaagaaaaaattgctgaacTAGCCGGTATATGTATTTACGAGTGTTGA